Proteins co-encoded in one Pan paniscus chromosome 23, NHGRI_mPanPan1-v2.0_pri, whole genome shotgun sequence genomic window:
- the SEC14L3 gene encoding SEC14-like protein 3 isoform X2 → MLRKVIQKYMPGGLCGYDRDGCPVWYDIIGPLDPKGLLFSVTKQDLLKTKMRDCERILHECDLQTERLGKKIETIVMIFDCEGLGLKHFWKPLVEVYQEFFGLLEENYPETLKFMLIVKATKLFPVGYNLMKPFLSEDTRRKIIVLGNNWKEGLLKLISPEELPAQFGGTLTDPDGNPKCLTKINYGGEIPKSMYVRDQVKTQYEHSVQINRGSSHQVEYEILFPGCVLRWQFSSDGADIGFGVFLKTKMGERQRAGEMTEVLPSQRYNAHMVPEDGSLTCSEAGVYVLRFDNTYSFVHAKKVSFTVEVLLPDEGMQKYDKELTPV, encoded by the exons GTGATCCAGAAGTACATGCCTGGGGGCCTGTGTGGCTATGACCGTGATGGCTGCCCCGTGTGGTATGACATCATTGGGCCACTTGATCCCAAGGGGTTGCTCTTCTCAGTCACCAAGCAGGACCTGCTCAAGACCAAGATGAGGGACTGTGAGCGCATCCTGCATGAGTGTGACCTGCAGACAGAGAGG CTAGGgaagaagattgagaccatcgtgaTGATATTTGACTGTGAGGGCCTGGGACTGAAACACTTCTGGAAACCTCTGGTAGAAGTGTACCAGGAG TTCTTTGGCCTCCTTGAAGAGAATTACCCAGAGACCCTGAAGTTCATGCTCATTGTGAAAG CTACCAAACTGTTCCCTGTGGGCTACAACCTCATGAAGCCATTCCTGAGTGAGGACACTCGCAGGAAAATTATTGTGTTGGGAA ATAACTGGAAGGAAGGTTTGCTGAAACTCATCAGTCCTGAGGAACTGCCTGCCCAGTTTGGGGGCACCCTGACTGACCCAGATGGGAACCCCAAATGTTTAACCAAG ATTAACTATGGCGGGGAGATCCCCAAGTCCATGTACGTGCGTGACCAGGTGAAGACTCAGTACGAGCACTCGGTGCAGATCAACCGCGGCTCATCACACCAAGTGGAATACGAGATCCTATTTCCAGGCTGCGTTCTCAG GTGGCAGTTCTCATCTGACGGTGCGGACATCGGCTTCGGAGTTTTCCTGAAGACCAAGATGGGGGAGCGACAGCGGGCAGGGGAGATGACAGAGGTTCTACCCAGCCAGCGCTATAACGCCCACATGGTGCCCGAGGATGGGAGCCTCACCTGCTCAGAGGCCGGCGTCT ATGTCCTACGCTTCGACAACACCTATAGCTTTGTCCACGCCAAGAAGGTCAGCTTCACAGTGGAGGTCCTGCTCCCCGACGAGGGCATGCAGAAATATGATAAGGAGCTCACCCCTGTCTAG